One Alligator mississippiensis isolate rAllMis1 chromosome 1, rAllMis1, whole genome shotgun sequence genomic window carries:
- the TMEM30A gene encoding cell cycle control protein 50A, whose amino-acid sequence MAVNYSAKEDADGHPSGGLGATGGGAAKTRKPDNTAFKQQRLPAWQPILTAGTVLPAFFVIGLVFIPIGIGIFVTSNNIREYEIDYTGIEPTSPCNKCLNVSWNSTPSCTCTINFTLDHPFESNVFMYYGLSNFYQNHRRYVKSRDDSQLNGDNGSLLNPSKECEPYRTSEDKPIAPCGAIANSMFNDTLVLYRIDNETRVPIHLNKKGIAWWTDKNVKFRNPSGDANNLTALFQGTTKPVNWPKPVYMLDSDPDNNGFINEDFIVWMRTAALPTFRKLYRLIERKNNLQPTLEAGQYSLDITYNYPVHSFDGRKRMILSTISWMGGKNPFLGIAYITVGSICFFLGVVLLIIHHRFGNRNTSADIPN is encoded by the exons ATGGCGGTGAATTACAGCGCGAAGGAGGATGCGGATGGGCACCCGTCGGGCGGGCTGGGCGCGACGGGGGGCGGCGCGGCCAAGACGCGGAAGCCGGACAACACGGCGTTCAAGCAGCAGCGCCTGCCGGCCTGGCAGCCCATCCTGACGGCGGGTACCGTGCTGCCCGCCTTCTTCGTCATCGGCCTCGTCTTCATCCCCATCGGCATCGGCATCTTTGTCACCTCCAACAACATCCGCGAGTACGAG ATTGATTATACAGGCATAGAGCCTACTAGTCCCTGCAACAAATGCTTAAATGTATCCTGGAATAGCACACCATCATGTACTTGCACCATTAACTTTACACTAGATCATCCATTTGAG AGTAATGTGTTCATGTATTAcggactgtccaacttctatcAGAACCATCGTCGTTATGTGAAATCTCGAGATGACAGCCAACTAAATGGAGATAATGGTTCCTTACTT AATCCCAGTAAGGAGTGTGAGCCTTACCGCACGAGTGAGGACAAGCCCATTGCTCCATGTGGAGCTATAGCCAACAGTATGTTTAATG ATACATTGGTATTGTATCGCATTGATAATGAAACAAGGGTTCCTAttcatttgaataaaaaaggTATTGCTTGGTGGACAGACAAAAATGTTAAATTCAGGAATCCTTCAGGAGATGCAAATAACTTGACTGCACTTTTCCAAG GCACAACAAAGCCTGTAAACTGGCCCAAGCCAGTATATATGTTGGATTCAGACCCAGACAACAATGGGTTCATCAATGAAGACTTCATTGTATGGATGCGTACTGCAGCACTTCCTACATTTCGTAAACTGTATCGTCTtatagaaaggaaaaataatttgcaGCCGACCTTAGAGGCTGGACAGTACTCCTTGGACATCACGTATA ATTATCCTGTACACAGTTTCGATGGACGAAAAAGGATGATCCTGAGCACTATCTCATGGATGGGAGGCAAAAATCCATTTCTGGGGATTGCTTACATCACAGTTGGGTCTATATGCTTCTTTTTAGGAGTTGTGCTGCTAATCATACATCACAGGTTTGGAAATCGAAATACTAGTGCAGACATTCCCAATTAA